GTGAAGGTCTCTCCGTTCCGAGGAATTATCCTGCAAATGAAGGTGAGAAGATTTGGGATAAGCGTGAAAGTTGAAGGCATAAAGTGAATGTTAAGCGCAGATCGATCATGTCAGTAGGCTATCAGTCAGTCAGGGGATTGATGTCGGTTTTGGGATGAACACAGAGATAAGTAAAtttactcttaaaaataaagtttcagtCAGGAGTAAGAGACGTTTTACAGCATTTTATCAAAGTGAAGTTTATTCTCTAGGTCAGATAAccgggtaacactttacaataagattaACTGTTACATTTGTTACCGTCCGTCAACTACATTTGTTTACACGAACTACCAATGAACGATTTGTTTACTGTAGTGAATGTTCAATTAATATGCTAttacaaatttaaaataaaaagttgtatCTGTTAACATTAGATAATGTATAATAAAGAACTAACCTGATATAACAAAAACAACTATTTGTACTAACATTAACAGTGATTCGTAAAATATACttcttattaaaacattatcgaattttcatttttttttttaggtttatattTACTCTAAATAATACAGACAgctaaaaatatgtgttttaaatataaccacttaaatacattttacttttCTGGTTCAACACACAACACGACTGAGGATCCAAAATTTGCATTAACAGTCAAAAATAACTGACCTACTAATCATACATGGTGATATGccatttaaaaaagttaaaaatataatttaatatatttttggtgTTTATTTTACACCTCTTCTTTATCCCCATCTAATTTATGTTTTATGGTGTAACATATACcttaagcattttatttttaaaatatcataCGATTATTTGGGTATATAACCTTTCGATGGGTCTCTCTTTTGGGTTTTCCTTTTAGTTACACATTGCATTAAAACTTTGAGAACTTTGAACtgtgcaaatgtaaaaaatggaTATAATGCCATCAAAGTTAAGAAATGCTggtgttttaatttttttgttgaccATATGATGGGTTTTCAAAACTGTTATGTCTGATTTGAGCTTTTTTTTCAAGCACAATTGTCTCCaaaagtcaaataaaaaatgcttgtAAAGAAAATTAAATCAGCATGTCATAATAAGCCGTAATTTACATTGTCGCTCAATGCTTATAAAGAAGACCGCACAATGGGTAAAACCAGAAGTTTGTGAGATCTCGTTTACATTCCCAGTCTTTTTCTCCTTCAGTCACGCTGTTGGATTCCAGATCAGTTCAGGGAGAATTGGACTGGGTCGCCAGCCCGACAGAAGGAGGGGTGAGTCAAGACCATCACATTCCCCATCTTTCTTCATGTTTTATTGGTATCTCCTACATGGTATCATTGGTATCTGTCCATAATATCTTTCTAGTATATGTAAACATGCTTGTATTTGGGTGATTAAACTTACAATGGCATGAAAGTGATCTTTTTATCATGGTTTCTGTGGttttacacaaacacaaaggGTTATAAAATTCGATCACCTGAAGTTGTGCACATCTAAAGTTGTGCCTATTTAGGATTAATGCTGGAAGTATTTGCCATTTAGATGCTGTCTAACGTACACCTGAGCgtttaacatacagtataataatgCACGTATACAGTATGAATACCTACAAATACAGATGATATCACCCtgtcctctctttctctctaatGTAAATTCGGAAAGCTACTGCGACGGGTGTCAGGTTTCCCAAATAGTGGAGGTAGACAGAAATGCCCTTTGTTAGGAAACTTTATCCCTTTTTCTAAAAAGAGGTAGGGGGGAGAGACTTGGCAACACGGGGACAGAGAAAAGGTTTGTttgaatatgtgtgtgaacgAGAGATTTTAAATGGAGCGGGTCAGTGAGTTCTGTCTGATAATGTATGCATCGTGGGCTCCCTTCACTTTTTTCAACCTCCCATCACCAATTAGCCATTTAACATCTTTAGATCAGGTGCGTTTAAAAAACCACATCACCGATTCAATACAATTCCCAGAATTCCCTTTCATTACCGAAGCGTTGCAGCTCGGCCGCTTTAGCAGTGATCCAACTCTCATTGAAACCCAGAGTTCCTCTCCCTCTGTGATCTTCGATGTGATGGACGGGCCTTTGGCACAGGCGGTGGGCGGGCATTCAGACTTTAATACGGCCAATTAGCTCCTTTCTACTCGTGTCCTGCTATCTGTAGCTCTGGGTTCTTATCTCAGCGCTGCTCCTCTGGGTCTCGGTAGATGTAGGGACGGACCGAGGAGAGACAATCGCGGCCCTGACGGATGCCAGATTGCTGTCACTTTTGTTATCTCGCAAATGCTCAATTAGTTTTAGTGTATGAGATTGTTAAGGGCCATCAGGctggtgtttttgaagctgTAGCTGCTGGTATCGCTGATACAAAAAATAAGTGTTTTGAGAAAACAACATGAGAAATTTTGGGTGAATGTCATATTTACATCCAAGCCAAATATTGGGGTTTGCATTTGTCATATGCTCAGTGATTGTCTAAAATCAGTAAATCAAGTATTGTTAATGGTTTATTAATCTTTGGGTGCAATAAACTTGTTCACTGCATGACTTGACCACCAGCATATCTACAATGTGCATACTTGTGTGGGTCTGTAGTGTACATTCAATACCTAGCAACCGCTCAGAACAGCTTAGCAACCACATAAACCTTGGCACACACTTGCATAGTGGCGACTGGCAGGCGATGTTTGCACATGCAAACACCAGTTCAAGGTCAAAGAGCCAATATTCAGTTCACTGCACATGTTATGCATTATGGACAAAAAATGATTTCGCAATCAGACTCTTGGGTTTCTCCAATAAAAGTTTAGGTTTATCAAAGATATTTGCAAGTGTTGATATGTTATTTATCACAATTACTGATGATTACGGTAAATAAACTCAATGAGTCACTGGTTGTAATGCCGATGTATAAGaagctgagaaatgttctggATCTTTTATCAGGCAAGactgtaaaacatttataaCTGTCTCGATTTGTTATTGTTCCTGAGGCCAGTAGACGAAAGATAATGGTGTTTCTCTGAGGTTAATTCAGGCTTGTAAGAAAGAAACAGATGTTAAGTTTTACGTCTTCACTTACTCTGCAGTGCTCCGAGGGTTCAGTCTTGTTTTAATCCAGTCCGCTGATGGTGACATCATTGTTTTCGAGTTAGATCACTAGTTCTGTTCTGCTCATCTGAGTCTGACAGTCCTCGTGCTTTGTGCTGTCAACCCCCTGTCAGAGCTGTTTAAGGGAATATATTGCCtaaaaatgaacattctgtcatcatttactcattctcatgtcATTCTACAACCATATGGCTTTTTCTTTTCTGTATAGGGAATATGTTTTACTGTTTGATTCAAGTTAAATTATAGCATGCGAGTAGTAGACAGTAAAGActttttcacatattattttcCACTTCAGTTAGCTGTGTTAACCCTAAAACCATTGGGTCAGTATTACTTGACAGTATTACCCTGCCCCAATTCACAATGGTAAGCttataaaaatgatttataatttgagCTGCCAGGTTTTCCCGGAGAAAAGTTTGAAACACGTCATTCGTCTTTGCGTAGTACATTCGGATGTACTTGGATGTACTTCTGTCATGTGGATGTATAATGACAGATCCACCTGCAGGGCGAAGCACAATGCACGCACAGAACATTACTATGCAAATTACtgcaatattatatatttttttatcagaaatggcGATGTAGAGGCCAGAGTAACGTACTGCAgctttaaaaatcatttaaaaagtcataTGGATTTGTAGGTTtgggttaaaggaaaacaccaccgtttttcaatattttactatgttcttacttcaacttagatgaatttacacatacttatcttttttcaatgtgtgcacttataatctttgtacagcgcttcttgaatgtgttagcatttagcctagccccattcattcctatggctccaaacaaaagttttattttgtgccaccatacttacttgtgtaaaggccaatttatacttttgcgttagGTGCGCGTTATAGGTACGCCGTAACATACGCATAGACGCGAACCCTGTCGCCGTAGCCTTCGCAgtacctgacgtgcacctcctcAAAAATGTAACTACACGTCGAAACGACGCGGACCGCAAGATCTGTGATTGGTCGGCGTGAATGCATTGTGTTTCCTCCTACGCATTTCGGCGGTGTAACTGCAGAGCAACACaaacgcagaagtataaatgctCATGACGGCGTTGCCTACGTGCGTAGCGTCTGGCGTACCCTACGGCGTAACcccgacgcaaaagtataaattggctttaactactcatgtaacagtctttaagtagggaaaacatgaaagtgtttggtggcttctaaattcatccctgtttggatcctaaggaatgaatggggctaggctgaatgctaacacattcacgaggcgctgtacaaagattaaaagtgcacgcattgaaaaaagataggtatgtataaaTTTTTCTAAGTTAGTAAGAACATTGGAAAATTTaggaaaaatggtggtgttctcctttaaaaataatgattttaatcTATCTtcaatttaacaaaacaatagCGAGTCGGATGAATGATGCTCAGGCCAGTAAAAGAAAAATTGTCACTTACAGCATCTTCATTTTCAGCCCCACCACATCTTAATTTTGTTGTATGCACGCATCTGAAGTGTGCTTGCGGAAAGCCGCATATTCAGACAGTGAACGAATACTGGGTTCACATCTTGCGCATGAATGgaaaaaatgtacacaaaattatttcataattcCGTGAATATCCTCGTAAACATAATCtgttgtgtaaatgtaagcaattCAGGAAGGAATGCATGTTTAACAGTATATTGGAGTCGTGCATTACATGTAGATCTTAAAGTGACAGCACACCAAATAAATTCTGTAATAAATCCTGTAATAAATGTCTGTAAAACGTACATATTTAATGCAACATTGATATCtaatcaatattgtttttaacCAATATCgtatagaaaataaataaataaattaaaatagtaaaaaagaaTCTTAACGTCAAATTGGTCCCAATAACCAGCTGCAATAATGGAATAGAGATGTACTGATATTTGTATCAGCCGATAAAAGCAATATCTGATATATCAAAGATATATCTGGACAATCAAAAGacaacaggaaaatgcaatgaatttaagctctgtgtatagaaaatgtaaagaaacatcactagtttaatgttcaatattaatgttcaatattaatggttATTATGTGAATGAttaacattcagaaaatgttttcaggtcggagccgatggtgttgtgggcagcgctccgacatgtggtgctttcgcactttcggcgtcccgagttcgattcccggcttGTGAttatttgccgatcccatacccctctttcctccctgtactttcctttCTTCTCCTAAAACTCACTGTTGAATAAAGGCAAAAAGtggccaaaaaatatttttttaaaaatgtattagaatTTAGTTAATTTAAAGGAGCAGTATGTAGGaatgtggccaaaactggtattgcaatcacaaaacttgtggatAAAGCTGcaaatccactttttaaattacaatatcctggccacaccactgttgtcagtgatataagtatttgaaatgaaaatgatttcttaatgtctattGACATATCAGAtccattttataattaattgacatacatttcttacatactgttcctttaagttaatTTAACCACAAAACTATCGGCATCGGCAGATATCACTTTGAATAATCAGCTATTGGTATCGgtggacattttttatatcggtgcatctctaatttgaaacagtataaagcaagtaaatgatgacagaattattcAGTTTTGTTTAAATCTTTCTTTCaaattcatttaacttttttggTTTTGATTTAGTCAAATTTTCGATTTCTAACATTGTTTATCTCCACACGCAGTGGGAGGAGGTGAGCATCATGGACGAGAAGAACATCCCCATCAGAACATACCAAGTGTGCAACGTACTGGAACCCAATCAGAACAACTGGCTCCGGACTCACTGGATACAGCGTGGGCCGGCACAGCGCATCTACATCGAGATTAAATTCACCCTTCGTGACTGTAACAGTTTGCCCGGAGTCATTGGCACCTGCAAGGAGACGTTCAACCTCTACTACCTCGAGTCTGACTCCGACAACGAGCATTTTGCGCACGAGAGCCGCTTTACTAAGATCGACACGGTGGCGGCGGACGAGAGTTTTACGCAGGTGGATATCGGCGATCGGATCATAAAGCTCAACACTGAGGTTCGTGACGTTGCCGTTCTGAGCCGCACGGGCTTCTACCTGGCCTTTCAGGATCTCGGGGCGTGCATTGCGCTGGTTTCTGTCCATGTGTTTTATAAGAAATGTCCGTTAGCCGTGAGGAACCTGGCGCAGTTTCCCGACACCGTGACGGGTGCGGACACGTCGTCCCTGGTGGAGGTGCGAGGCTCCTGCGTGAATCATTCGGAAGAGCAGGAGGTTCCAAAAATGTACTGTGGTGCAGACGGAGAGTGGTTGGTGCCCATCGGGAATTGCCTGTGTAATCCTGGATACGAGGAACGGAATGAGCAGTGCCAGGGTAAGATGACTGTCacagtcacgcaagattaacAAATCAAATTGGCTGAACGTTAAGTAATGggttcatccatccatctgtccatcctTCTGTCtatctttttttcttttgaacATTATTTTGTCATCAGGTGATAACGAGAGGCTAATAAAagtgttctgattggtttatctGTGTTTCTGAGATAGCCCATCCCACATTTCTAAAAGTAACTCCTCCCATGAAATATGGGAATGTGAGAGATGATTGTGTAAAGAGGGTGTACAGGACAGAAGAGAAGATTGCTTCCTTAGTGCTTTTGATTGTTAGTCTCTAGACATAATAGATGTTTGGCAGGTCTGTGCCACACATGGTTGTGTATCTATGTGAATGTCGTGCATGTGCGAGTCTAAGGTGGAATAAGTTTAGACATGTAATCCAGAATTTAAAATGGACAAATGCCGTGAGAATGATGAATGGATGGGTGGAAGGGAAAGAAACATAATTATCCCACAAAGCGACATTTCTTTCTCCTATGGATCAAACCGAATAAGAGGCCGTGACGGTAATAAATGGACACGTTGCGCAGACATGTTGACAAAGCAAATAGAAAGTAGGACTACTCTTAAGCCTGATGGATTCTGGGCATGTGCAGCTATTTGTAGACGTCTGAGGCAAAGTCGTGCTTGAAAACACTTTGCATGGTTTCCACAGTGATGATGAAGGAAACCAGCGCCACCCTTGACCTCCGACCTCAGAGGTCACAGATCAAAGGTTATTTTTTCACTCAAGTGCAGCCATCTTGAGCTGTTTAAATTTTTCTTGAGTgcatttgtgtgcgtgtgtgtttatgtCAGGCCCTTGTATTTAATTTTCAGTGATTTTTCAGAGGAGAATCGTATTACAGAAAGATGATTAGTTGGGACTTTATGAATATAGTTATTGGAATCCACATTAATTATTCAGAAAATTGGAAACTAGGAGCAACACTTTGTGGATTTTGTTTTCCTATCCTTGCATTTTTCTACCCTAGCAGTTTGCATAAAGAATTTTTCTTAGAAACGCAgtagaaatattttatttttgcatcaaTTCTAATAACGTTTCTAAAATACAGTATTAGATGATACTATATATggattagggctgtcacttttcgttcgaaaatcgattgcacaatcgatcggaccaaccaaaaaacgtttcgaaaacgaaaataggcaatcgattttaaccaaatatgtacactattaattttaaaagaattaaacagttaaaatatagatgtaacaaaactcacaaacaagcagaaaaagaaaataaagaattccgaaagtgcagtaggtgtgcgaaagctagacagaaaatacccagcaattttacgcacctatagtttcacgctttcaatcgctgcatctagtgttttgcaaagaaaatggaggacaacgTCAATAAACCTGTGCAACACGAGACAACGTCGAAATTGTGACCTTACAGGAGATGATGAGTTATGACAAGGAGCCACCCTTGCGAGCTGACAGCGACCCACTTTTGAGATGGAAGATTGGCAGTACGAAATACGCAGCTGGCAACGAAGTACCCGAGTTTCCCTGGGACATTAGTGCGGTCGGAGTGCGTCTTCTCAACAGATGGACATATAGTGAATGAAAAGCGCTCTGCTCTTGACCCCTAAAATGTTGATCGACTTGTTTTCCTgaccaataatttgtaatggccctagtcttttgcgcatttcattatgcctgcctagtgccgccaaagtgtcggttacgtttaataaaaaaaatacacagcatgttctcaacttcaagtaagtctatttaaagtttcatttttgaacagttgtttgaaatggatcgaatcattatttaaaataatttttgaatttcctaaatcataaaagcagccggttgaacctgcagtaatgtttttcatttatggcatccactctgcatatttttttagagaatgtttcactactgttgctgttttttattctgcacgaaacttaatgacaatgaataagaaatattgctgacgtgtgcgtttcaggcgctctctttacatttgtctgttatttggtgttaaatggaaacgtcttttttagacatagagacagagcgccgttatgcaaatttgaaaaccacgcccaccgggggggaaatcaatccaatcgtctccattgagtttgtattgcaagaagccgcctccttgtcatttctggcttataacaaaaaactgaataatgcctaaaagctgctgtgtgacaatatgtacagctaacaagccaaagaacccagaaataagtttttataagctgtcgagccgtaaaacccagtctttaaggagaataaagtggatcgccgactacgtttccccctagtggacgcagttctactaatagaagtactatgaaaagttgcctgtatccatttttgtgtctttaaacgctcgttttttggggtcgacagcttataaaaacttatttacagattaaacttaaaaacagaataatatctaaaagctgctgtgtgacaaggtgtacatctaacacgccaaaaaaataaataaataattttttataagctgtcgacttcaaaaaacgagcgtttagacacagaaatggaaacaggcaacttttcatagtaaaaACTTTATTCTCT
This sequence is a window from Misgurnus anguillicaudatus chromosome 24, ASM2758022v2, whole genome shotgun sequence. Protein-coding genes within it:
- the epha4l gene encoding ephrin type-A receptor 4 isoform X3, whose amino-acid sequence is MALMAAIIYALASLLLAICEGLSVPRNYPANEVTLLDSRSVQGELDWVASPTEGGWEEVSIMDEKNIPIRTYQVCNVLEPNQNNWLRTHWIQRGPAQRIYIEIKFTLRDCNSLPGVIGTCKETFNLYYLESDSDNEHFAHESRFTKIDTVAADESFTQVDIGDRIIKLNTEVRDVAVLSRTGFYLAFQDLGACIALVSVHVFYKKCPLAVRNLAQFPDTVTGADTSSLVEVRGSCVNHSEEQEVPKMYCGADGEWLVPIGNCLCNPGYEERNEQCQVCKVGYYRSLLSDDGCHRCPLNSYSMKEGATSCDCDKGYYRSETDPASMPCTRPPSAPRNLISNVNETSVLLEWSPPLSSGGRQDLTYNVVCKRCARDMQRCVPCGDDVRYSPQRLSLRSTRVSVHQLQAHTNYTFQIWAVNGVSKHNPSPEQAVLVTLTTNQAGALRNTTEGDSGITSRR
- the epha4l gene encoding ephrin type-A receptor 4 isoform X4; translated protein: MALMAAIIYALASLLLAICEGLSVPRNYPANEVTLLDSRSVQGELDWVASPTEGGWEEVSIMDEKNIPIRTYQVCNVLEPNQNNWLRTHWIQRGPAQRIYIEIKFTLRDCNSLPGVIGTCKETFNLYYLESDSDNEHFAHESRFTKIDTVAADESFTQVDIGDRIIKLNTEVRDVAVLSRTGFYLAFQDLGACIALVSVHVFYKKCPLAVRNLAQFPDTVTGADTSSLVEVRGSCVNHSEEQEVPKMYCGADGEWLVPIGNCLCNPGYEERNEQCQVCKVGYYRSLLSDDGCHRCPLNSYSMKEGATSCDCDKGYYRSETDPASMPCTRPPSAPRNLISNVNETSVLLEWSPPLSSGGRQDLTYNVVCKRCARDMQRCVPCGDDVRYSPQRLSLRSTRVSVHQLQAHTNYTFQIWAVNGVSKHNPSPEQAVLVTLTTNQAVIPM